TGCATTTATATGATTGCAAAATCACTTGCACATGCTTTCtgtaatttcaaaataaatcagCAGTGTCCAAATTATACCATGAAAGTTCTGTGTGGGGTTGCATTTGATAAAACAATTGAAGAATGCACCACTGTACCATCAGCCAGCAGTACCTAAATGATGTTAGTCATGTACAGAATAGTTAGTTCGACCATACTTTGAAACCTGCTTCATTAAAGAAACCATGTAGCAACACTAACCCCGTCCACTACACCAGAGTCTCCAATCAACAATTGTGAGACCTAATgtcaaaagtgaaaaaaatcaAAGGTAGCAACAGACAACTGAATAAAGTACAAAGGCAACAACTGAAGGATATAAAGAAAACCAATGACAATATAAAAATCAGATGAATTACTCTATGTCTATTTTACGGTGATCcctggatttaaaaaaaaatagataatgttGTCTAAACTCATTattacatcattatcatcaGAATTCTTTAGGTGTTTGATGTGCTATTATTGTCTACATTATTTTGACCAGAAGCAATAAGAGACATATTTAGCTCAAATCCCCCCTTTCTAAATTGATTGATTTCATATGGTGAATGGTTAGAAAAGGCTCCCAAGCTCTAGGTCTTTCCTCTGTAGACACTCTGAGTCATAAGAGCAATTGTAACGTGCCTCTGCATCAGGGGCAAAGCTGGGCTGGGCTAAGTAGTGGAGGGAAGTgttttgttgggggggggggggggggggggggtggagggGCATGTCGATGATATTTActagcaaaaattcaaaaaatgaattCTGCATAGTATTTTCATGACCTCATAACTGCCAATCCACTAAAAATTTCATTGTCTCAATTGATTTGAACCAAGTACGCAAATCTTTCAAAATTAGAAACAGTTTCTAGAATCTAAGATTTCCATGCCTATCTCAGTTGTACCTGAATCCAAAATGAAATCGAATAAATAGAATTATGACTAATTACTTCATAAGGAGGGAGATGCACTACGAAAAGCTGTTGAAGTGATTCCATAGAAATATACCTCTGCACTTGTGACAATATGGGCCCCAGCTTCCCTAGCAGCATTACCGATAGCCATGGAAACTGAGCCCATCCCACCTTCGACATACCTACAAGAAATAATGGTGTTTTAAGTCCACCTGTACTCTAGGAGGGAGGTTAAAGAAATAAGTCATACTAGTATAAATCTAAATGCATGATCGCTAACTCAATAACACCAAGCTAAGAAGGAAGTATTAATTTGGATTTTTAAAGGTACTAAACCAATCTTGACCAACATATGAGCTTAGAATtatataaacctttaaataagcATAATGCTACAGCCTTTTGTCAAACTCCACCCTAAATTTGAAGTTTGCTGAAGTCAATGGAAGTCACGAACAAATAATTATCACATATATTTTTGGAATCAAATTTATAAAGTTGATTTGTCATAAAGGATGTGCCGTCCTTTCTTCTGCTTTCCAAGTAATGATGACATTGCTAATCTGTACAAGGCTATATTTTCTTGCCTTATAGTGAAAACTGAAGAATTCTAGATTTCTTCTAAACAGGAAAGGGATCAGAGGCAATGTACAGTGCTGTTTGTTTGATGAACAAATTACTTGTCAAGCCATCATTAGAGATACATACGACCAAATTCCGCGATCGCCATCAGTTTCGCCCATCACGTGATGAAGTAAAACATATCCACTCCCGGGAGTATGTACACTAGCCTATGGTACAGATTTTAGGAAGTCAAATGTTGATACCTATAATGTAGTAGAAAACGAGCCATACAGTTTTTGGGTTGTGTGCACGTGTGTGTATTTGTGCCATATAAAAGGATTCTGGACTCACATTAATGCTCCCCCACAAAAATCTAACAATACTTACCGTAGTTCCTATTACAGCATCTGTTCCAAGGGTTGCTTTGAGAACATCTGTCTGTaaatatcaaagtcattggtAGAAATTCAATAAACTGTTGAACATAAAACTCATTACTTTCACCATTATAACCCTATCATAAGTATAGCCTCAAGAGGAGTATATTCCAATCACTGGGAGAATGGTTTGATTAATAGTGCTGAAACATAAGTTGCAGAAATTACATAAATGGAACTAAATTTGACTTTACTTTCATcacaaatggaaatgatatatCAATTCAATAACTACAGTCCACAAATTCAAAGGATAAAACGAAAAGAAATGAAGGTTATAATGACAACCTCAAACCAGTTATTCAAAACCTTTGAAGCTGGTGACAATAAAAGGTCCATGAACTCCCTGCCAAGAGTCGATAAATACAAACCAGTAAAAGGTTGAGACCGTAATTCAGAATTTTTACATCATTCAAATGGACTTGGACTGGTTAAATAACTCTAATATGCCACCTCCAGTTAAACGCAACAATATAAACAAAGCAGCGCTTTAACACAATAGGAAACAACTACACATCAAGAAGAAAAACTCTTACACAATATCTTTTTGGCCCAACGTCATCGCCTGCCGCAGAAAACGAGCCCAAAAAGCTgatttgtgcattctgtttttCAACtgatccttcaaagagaaaacGCCTTGCAAAGATTCAGGAGGAGCCGAATCCAACAGTGGGTCCATGAATTTACAGAAGTTCTCCAGTTGATTTTCATATCtgtaaataaaagaagaaagatgcacagaaataatataaattttgacGTAACTGAATCGAATACCTACACCAgccatttatttttgtaagaatcAAGATTGGAGAACATAAAAAAAGACGTGTACaacttttatttgaagatttatAAGACAATTCCAATTTGGTACTCTCAAAAAGTTGGATTCAATTTGAGACTCAAGTTATCAACATCAAAATTTTATGATCGCTTACACGATTACATCCTCTTCAAACTACCATCATGCAACTGAGCGTGCCATACAATTcgttgagaaagaaaaatgaagtaGATCATGGCATAAACCTTGGATAGGCATCGGCATCTCGTTTAGAGAACTTGGAAATCTCTGAACGATTAAGGTCCTTATCAGGGCCCAGTAGAAGATAACGTCCGTCCAAACAAGGCGTAAACGAAGATGGGCTCCTCTTCAACAGCCTCAATCCATGACGCCCTAGCTCTAACTCCCTTTGcatccaacaaaaaaaagaaaaaaaaaaaatagaaaataaaaacagttGCGAAATTTATTACTGATCTTTAAACGAAAAACACACACGCACTGATGACTCACAAGCACAGAGCTGGGGAATTAGATGGAAGTGTGGGAACTACCTGATGATGGAGGGGCGGAGGAGGCTTTGGAGGTAGCTGCAGCGGGAGAATTTGAAGCCCGGGATGAGTTCTTCGGTAACGGCGGCACCGCCGATCAAGTGGCGGCGCTCGAGAACAGCGACGGAGAGGCCAGCACGTGCGAGGTACGCGGCGGCCGTCAAACCATTATGGCCACCGCCGATGATGAGAGCGTCCCATTTCTTGTCCTTCAACGCGCTCGTGGTGCTGCTAAAGCTCCTTCGCCACATTCTTCACGCTGATTCCTTACCCTGTCAGCATCTTCTGTTGACATCCAGGGAACGTATAATATCACGAGTTGACACCTGTATTCAGTGATAAATTGTTGTACGAAAAATGCTTGGTTTCTTTCTAAAAATGTCTCAAAAGTATCtcaatttggtttttgttttttaagctTGTATCTCAAaaagtaccttttttttttttttttttttttttaatgttacaaaatattcttATTGTCTTAATTGTAAACTGGTTGTTAACCAGTTAGAAGGCTATCATTGTCCTCTTATTTTTGTAGTTGGGAATTGCTAGGGCAATTGAGAGGTAGTCTCAACAGTTCCATCGAtagatgtaaaattattttgtgtattttttaagtatttttaaatcattttaaacattttaaaaaaaaaatcataaattcatttaaaaacacttttttaaccatcaagtaaaaaaataaaatgaatcgGTAGAATCTCTAGAGACAAACTACCGATGACttaagcattttccttttgtagTAAGTGGTCGTGCTTTTTGCTAGTGATCGACTCGCATTTCATCCATTTCCAATACCAAAAATAACTTTTGTATTgaaaatgttattattgttaggACTGAGAAAAGATTTGAAAATCTGACTTCTGCTTTGATTTCGATAAAATGGAGTTAGAgttggatttcttttttaattttttagtggGAGTCGGAGGTGTTGCTGGACCGACTTCGACTTCGATCCGATCTGACTTCGATTTTGTCCTCTGACTACTACTCTAAATCTGGATccaatattgtacatatgttataaaaatgtatttatctatatatttatcatatatactagtatagttatataactagaacttatatagttaaattcaatagtatattagtatgagctaattattgtaaataatatacttatactataatataaatagactaatgatggtttagtatatgtaaacattatagtattactaccatacataatcaagtataaaaataagttagacactaatatttaaataagtctagcataataagttaataacatatatactaatttactaaagtataataacatgtaatactaatatataataaaatgtaattacaCACTATAATATAAGTCTTATATAGAAATTAGGCACTAGCATAGAATAActaataagtttaatataataagttaataaagaaaaattctacttatcattccttacaccacacactaacatgtgatttgtcatttttatcattttatttaaacacaaacacacatattgatgtgtatatatgtatgtttaaatagaaggacaacaatgacaaatcatatattGGTGTGTATTGTGGAAATAATAAGTAACATTTTTCtaacacatacacacatatataataccaatttattaaagtataataacatgtaattagacactagaaataagtctagtataaaaataagttaaaaataagtcagacactagtataatataataacatataatattatagtataataatatttaattagacactgaaaataatatatttttttaattgacacCGGGTGTCCGGAACAGCCTCCCAACTAATTCCGGGAGTACACAGGCTATTGACAAGGAGTTTCTCGCAAGTGCACATcgaataatttaaagaaaaaatcatccAGTTCGATAGCCCTAGAgatgtttgcacccaagaggatttgaaccttagacctaggggaGTATACCACTTGACACTAAAactaatatgtaatactataatataataacatgtaattagacattatagaataagtctaatataaaaataaattaaatattagtatagaagtaaattcACAATAgatgatttagttttaatttttatttcttttgagaaattaatatttgaaagtccacaattttttttaaatggattaaataaaaagttaaaaaaaaaaagttcaaagttGAAAGCTCAAATCGTTTCGATAAGTCAGAGTTGAAATCTGATTGAAGTCTACATTAGATAGAGTTGGAGTTTAGATTCAAATTCCGACAAAGTCGAAGTTGGATCTCTTAATCCGACTCTCCGATTAAGTCGATGCTCCCTCCTAATTATTCATGTTGCTGTACCTAATGTGCAAAGTACACACCATCAAGAAAATGTAGCTTCTTTGTACTGTTACTCCTTTAGCTTCACGACAAAAATGCCAAGGCCATATTTGAGGAGCatgaagatttttaaaattaattataatttctttttcaaatatcgaACACGAAATATCTTTCCATTCagactttcaacttttttttttcattttactgtTACCTAATaattcaaactaaaaaataatacactttttacaattttcaaaacaaaacataaaatcaatacaattcttacaaattttaagataaaaataatattaaaaaataatattcaaatcattttttcactttatctatttaatttcaaaaactccaatacaatatttattttaaaatatacttttattcaattttttttctcttatttttcaaattttaataaaatatttttatttaaactatTTAATTCTATTCACAAACTTTTAAGATGGTTTAAACATCCAAACATGCCTTAAATAACCTCTTAATTTCTTGGAGAAGGGTGTAAttaaaagaagcaaaaaattaattagaatctTTTCTGAGtcattttggtttttgtttttttaagggACAACACATGGAGAGAGAACTAAATTCCAATTTCTAGTCATACAGAATTGCAGAAtcacaaaattatttgaaaaaattatagatgcAATTAAGAGCATTGATATTGGTTTCTTCAAAAGCCAatacatctttaaaatttgaagaaatatagataaaatgatctacattaactttttcaaaaagtaaaatgtTGAACTATGaactacaataattttaagtatattctaaaatttaaagatatactatttatctttaaaaataatattttattatgaaaattatctcaactgcttcacttttcagtttttatttccCATGCATGGTTCTCACTTCTTTCAAAcgttatttcatttttatttttgtattgatatttgaaatatgtaatggaaaaaaaattattattaaatttataattatcagaTTTTAAAGTTGACTTTGATGAATTCAAagccaaatccaaaaaaaatccGTGTAGGCTCTGAAATATTCCTAGTAGTACTTTTGGGTCAATTGATACAGAAAAGTGCCTGcgtgaatttgaaatatatatgcaaCCATGCATTCCTGGCTAGACTGGGAGGTCGCATTAATTTGCATTGTCAATGGCGAGAATGGAATTAATTACCAGATTTCAACCTGCTATGCCCTAAGCGGCCTTTTGGTATGCGACATAGTTACAAGAAAACATGCAGCGCCCTCTTCAACTGCAAAAACATATCTCAGCTAGGGCTCTTTGTAAATTGAGATGCAGGTCAAAGGTGAGAGAGAACGACAGTGTTTTATCTTACCTAGAATGTAAGCTAACATGATCAACATCTTTACAaatgtatatatttgtattttttgagcATCTTTAGTCTTCCCATGTCCTTTTTGTGTTCATCTATGTTCAGTACTGTTTGCATTAATAATAAAGGTAGTTAATTTGTAAAGATATTGATGTTTGGGAAAGCAAGAACAAATCAAAGACATGCATTATACCAACTAATATCTCATCATAGAATAGTGGGTTCATTGTCTTCAAGAACGTTTAAAACTCTTAAAATGCCCCCACatggtttataaataatatgtacgAAAATAGTACTCAAAATTACagtagaattattattttttgtgtgttcTTTtcataaatgatcatttaatatgcCAACTTGCACCACCCGCGTTTCCAGTCTTGAGTATTATTTCCAGGCACATTTTCTTTCCTATTCATTTCTTGACTTTGAGTCTCCGAGTCTTCTATCTTCACTCTTTTCACGTCTTTCACGCTTTCTACCCAGCAAGGGCTAGCTTCCCTATAAACCTTCCCTGCCTTTGGTTTCCACTTTCCATCCACTTTCTTCTTTCATTCTACCCATTACTCTGTCCTGCTCTTGCTCTATATCTCTCAGCTCAGAAAAATGGGATCTAGCCCCCTTTCTTCCCCCAACTCCAATCTCCCATGGACTGCCAAGAAAAACAAACTGTTCGAAAATGCTTT
Above is a genomic segment from Juglans microcarpa x Juglans regia isolate MS1-56 chromosome 1D, Jm3101_v1.0, whole genome shotgun sequence containing:
- the LOC121253221 gene encoding pyridine nucleotide-disulfide oxidoreductase domain-containing protein 2, coding for MWRRSFSSTTSALKDKKWDALIIGGGHNGLTAAAYLARAGLSVAVLERRHLIGGAAVTEELIPGFKFSRCSYLQSLLRPSIIRELELGRHGLRLLKRSPSSFTPCLDGRYLLLGPDKDLNRSEISKFSKRDADAYPRYENQLENFCKFMDPLLDSAPPESLQGVFSLKDQLKNRMHKSAFWARFLRQAMTLGQKDIVEFMDLLLSPASKVLNNWFETDVLKATLGTDAVIGTTASVHTPGSGYVLLHHVMGETDGDRGIWSYVEGGMGSVSMAIGNAAREAGAHIVTSAEVSQLLIGDSGVVDGVLLADGTVVHSSIVLSNATPHRTFMDLVPKNVLPDDFIRAIKYSDYSSGTTKINLAVDKLPQFKCCKIGHPDAGPQHVGTIHIGSESMEEIHSASQDAANGLPSRRPIIEMTIPSVLDKTISPPGKHVINLFIQYTPYSPLDGSWGDLAYRESFAKKCFTLIDEYAPAFSSSVIGYDMLTPPDLEREIGLTGGNIFHGAMGLDSLFLMRPVKGWSNHRTPLQGLYLCGSGTHPGGGVMGAPGRNSARLILEDVKTPLS